One Spinacia oleracea cultivar Varoflay chromosome 4, BTI_SOV_V1, whole genome shotgun sequence DNA segment encodes these proteins:
- the LOC110788372 gene encoding pentatricopeptide repeat-containing protein At1g06710, mitochondrial translates to MSKKLLGLTLNRSSLLFSTFSSNPYSFVSDQVRFIHLFYTHFKFFSSSNHSSKGTLGGLIDSDYLPTSSSYLEETHSSEEFSLLRDCFICSSDSSLLEVEQGKFSADAVLISSAINESNNVFEFKTQNCLRKFRDKLSELLVTDVLKLVKNPQLSVQFFLWVGQQVGYNHTTRVYDALLDVIGCDQNDRIPKHFLHEIQDDDKEVLGKLLNFLVRKCCRDGRWNVALEELGRLKDLGYKPSRLTYNALVQVFLEADRLDTAHLLHIEMSNVGFKMEISTLNCFAHALCKAGKWSEALDLVEKENFVPDTKLYTTMISGLCEASLFDEAMDFLNKMRCSSSLPNVLTYRVLLCGCLRKKQLGRCKRILTMMIAEGCYPNRRIFNSLVHTYCTSRDYFYAYNLLGKMAICGCQPGYLVYNIFIGGICCKEELPSAYELELAEQAYAEMIDRGLVLNKVNISSFSRCLCEAGKFDKAYNVIREMMSKGFVPDCSTYSKVIEFLCNNSQIQKAFLLFEEMKRSSIAPDVYTYTVLIDGFCKAGLMAQAHKWFNEMILDGCSPNVVTYTTLIHSYLKARRIGEANELFEMMLSDGCIPTVVTYTSLIDGYCKAGNIDKACQIYDRMRGQDNLPDVDMYFKVKSSEMSVPNVFTYGALVDGLCKAHKVKDAHNLLDAMFSDSCEPNHIVYDALIDGFCKAGELDKAQEIFVNMSERGYSPNIYTYASFIDKMFKDKRLDLALKILSKMLESNCAPNVVIYTEMIDGLCKSQKTDEAYKLMLMMDEKGCPPNVVTYTAMIDGFGKAGEIERCLELFNLMTEKGCAPNYVTYRVLINHCCSFGLLDKAHHLLEEMKQTYWPMHIASYQKVIEGFSQEFIASLGLRDVLSDNEFVPIVPVYKVLVDSFCKAGRLEIAVQLCKDMSSFASFHTVTRVYSSLIESLCLASKVDEGFELFGDLITNGGVPEPSIFFHLILGLIKLNRWEEALQISHSTCLLGMKWLPSEEKV, encoded by the exons ATGAGCAAAAAATTGCTGGGATTGACTCTAAACAGGTCATCTCTGCTGTTTTCGACATTTTCTTCAAACCCTTATTCATTTGTCTCCGATCAAGTTCGATTTATTCACCTTTTCTACACACACTTCAAGTTCTTCAGTAGTAGCAACCATTCTTCAAAGGGTACCCTTGGGGGATTGATTGATTCTGATTATCTGCCGACATCAAGCAGCTACCTTGAAGAGACACATTCCAGCGAAGAATTTTCACTCTTACGTGACTGCTTTATCTGCTCCTCAGATTCTTCATTGCTGGAAGTAGAGCAAGGTAAATTCTCAGCTGATGCTGTATTGATTTCAAGTGCAATAAATGAGAGTAACAATGTGTTTGAGTTTAAAACCCAAAACTGTCTTCGGAAGTTTAGGGACAAGCTCAGTGAACTTTTAGTGACTGATGTATTGAAGCTTGTTAAGAACCCTCAGTTGAGTGTTCAGTTTTTCTTATGGGTTGGTCAGCAAGTTGGGTATAATCATACTACTCGAGTTTATGATGCACTGTTGGATGTAATTGGGTGTGATCAGAATGACAGAATACCCAAACATTTTCTCCATGAGATTCAGGATGATGATAAGGAGGTTCTTGGAAAACTGCTTAACTTTTTGGTTAGGAAGTGCTGTCGAGATGGGAGGTGGAACGTGGCCTTGGAGGAGCTTGGGAGGCTGAAGGATCTTGGTTACAAACCATCCAGGTTAACGTATAACGCTCTTGTTCAGGTATTTTTGGAAGCTGATAGGTTAGACACTGCCCATTTACTTCATATAGAGATGTCAAATGTTGGGTTTAAAATGGAAATCTCTACGTTGAATTGTTTTGCACATGCTTTGTGTAAGGCTGGAAAGTGGAGTGAAGCCCTTGATTTGGTAGAGAAGGAAAACTTTGTCCCTGACACTAAACTTTATACGACGATGATATCTGGTTTATGTGAAGCTTCTCTTTTTGATGAAGCCATGGATTTTTTGAACAAAATGAGATGCAGCTCTTCATTGCCCAATGTATTAACATACAGGGTTTTGCTTTGTGGGTGTTTGAGGAAAAAGCAACTCGGTAGGTGTAAGAGAATATTAACCATGATGATTGCTGAAGGCTGTTACCCTAATCGCAGAATATTTAATTCACTTGTTCATACATATTGCACTTCAAGAGACTATTTTTATGCTTATAACTTGCTAGGAAAAATGGCAATTTGTGGTTGTCAGCCTGGCTATCTGGTGTATAACATATTTATTGGTGGAATTTGTTGTAAGGAGGAGCTACCTAGCGCATATGAGTTAGAATTGGCAGAGCAAGCTTATGCTGAGATGATTGACCGGGGGTTGGTGTTAAACAAGGTCAATATCAGCAGCTTTTCCAGATGCCTTTGTGAGGCTGGAAAGTTTGACAAAGCATATAATGTTATTCGAGAAATGATGAGTAAGGGTTTTGTGCCAGATTGCAGTACATACTCAAAGGTTATTGAATTCCTCTGCAATAACTCACAGATTCAGAAGGCTTTTCTGCTTTTTGAAGAGATGAAAAGATCCAGCATTGCTCCTGATGTATATACTTACACTGTTCTGATAGATGGTTTCTGTAAGGCTGGTCTTATGGCCCAAGCACATAAGTGGTTCAATGAAATGATTTTGGATGGTTGTTCCCCTAATGTGGTGACCTACACCACATTAATTCATTCGTACCTTAAAGCACGCAGGATAGGTGAAGCCAATGAGCTTTTTGAGATGATGTTGTCAGATGGATGTATACCAACTGTCGTGACTTATACTTCTTTAATAGATGGTTATTGCAAAGCAGGAAACATTGACAAAGCTTGCCAAATTTATGATAGGATGAGAGGGCAAGATAATTTACCGGATGTAGATATGTATTTTAAGGTAAAATCATCTGAGATGAGTGTGCCTAATGTTTTCACTTATGGAGCTTTGGTAGATGGTTTGTGCAAAGCACACAAGGTAAAAGATGCTCACAACTTACTGGATGCAATGTTTTCTGATAGTTGTGAGCCAAATCACATTGTCTATGACGCGTTGATTGATGGATTTTGCAAGGCTGGAGAGCTTGATAAAGCACAAGAGATATTTGTTAATATGTCTGAACGTGGATACAGTCCTAACATATACACCTATGCCTCTTTTATTGACAAGATGTTCAAAGATAAAAGGCTGGATCTTGCTTTGAAGATCTTATCGAAAATGCTGGAAAGTAATTGTGCTCCTAATGTTGTAATTTATACTGAGATGATTGATGGGTTGTGTAAATCACAAAAGACAGATGAGGCTTATAAACTTATGCTGATGATGGATGAAAAAGGTTGCCCTCCGAATGTTGTGACTTATACTGCAATGATTGATGGATTTGGGAAAGCTGGTGAAATTGAAAGATGCCTTGAACTATTCAACTTGATGACTGAGAAGGGCTGTGCTCCAAACTATGTGACCTATAGGGTTTTGATAAACCACTGTTGCTCTTTTGGCCTTCTAGATAAGGCTCACCACCTTCTGGAGGAGATGAAACAAACATATTGGCCTATGCATATTGCAAGCTATCAGAAAGTCATTGAAGGATTCAGCCAAGAATTCATTGCCTCACTGGGCCTCCGGGATGTTTTAAGTGATAACGAGTTCGTGCCTATTGTTCCCGTTTACAAAGTTCTAGTTGATAGCTTTTGTAAGGCAGGAAGACTGGAAATAGCTGTACAATTGTGTAAAGATATGTCATCATTTGCCTCCTTTCATACAGTGACTCGTGTTTATTCCTCTCTGATTGAGAGTTTGTGTCTTGCATCCAAAGTTGATGAAGGTTTTGAGTTGTTTGGTGACCTGATAACGAATGGAGGAGTTCCAGAGCCAAGCATATTTTTCCACCTTATCTTAGGGCTCATTAAACTAAATCGCTGGGAAGAAGCTCTTCAAATTTCACATAGCACATGCCTGCTG GGTATGAAGTGGCTCCCTTCTGAGGAAAAGGTTTAA